One genomic region from Myxococcota bacterium encodes:
- a CDS encoding cupin domain-containing protein translates to MADDLWRAFDLASEIAEREKSDRPYHEFLRVPNLSCGIYFLPAGASDLQAPHDEDEVYYVVKGRGRARVDGVDRAVTPGTILYVKASSEHSFFEISEDITLLVFFASGGPSGQ, encoded by the coding sequence GTGGCAGATGATCTCTGGAGAGCATTCGATCTCGCGAGTGAGATCGCGGAACGCGAGAAGTCAGACCGCCCGTATCACGAGTTCCTCCGGGTGCCGAACCTCAGCTGCGGCATCTACTTCCTCCCCGCCGGCGCCAGCGACCTTCAGGCACCCCATGACGAGGATGAGGTCTACTACGTAGTCAAGGGACGCGGCCGCGCGCGGGTGGACGGTGTGGATCGCGCCGTCACGCCGGGCACGATTCTCTATGTGAAGGCCAGCTCGGAGCACTCGTTCTTCGAGATCTCCGAAGACATCACGCTGCTGGTGTTCTTTGCGTCCGGCGGACCGTCCGGCCAGTAG
- a CDS encoding GNAT family protein, translating into MVPPPSHGPTLRTSRLVLRPFQPRDVETVAAYVSDPEWLRYLAPDFPDAERLVEAGMRIDWTRECAFAIELTGDLVGSVHLGYENPNPVGELACLVRPANWRKGLAVEACEATIRYGFDHLGLEKVFARADVRNAASVRGMEKLGMRNEGRLRKHRLSRDGTRVDEVVYGLLRSEWHAGSA; encoded by the coding sequence ATGGTCCCGCCCCCGTCCCACGGGCCTACCCTTCGGACGTCCCGACTCGTGCTCAGGCCGTTTCAGCCCCGCGATGTCGAGACAGTGGCTGCGTATGTTTCGGATCCCGAATGGCTCCGATATCTCGCGCCGGACTTTCCCGATGCGGAGAGGCTCGTTGAGGCGGGGATGCGAATCGATTGGACGCGTGAATGCGCCTTCGCGATCGAACTCACTGGAGACCTCGTCGGGTCGGTTCATCTGGGATACGAGAATCCCAACCCGGTCGGGGAGCTGGCCTGCCTGGTCAGGCCGGCCAACTGGCGCAAGGGCCTGGCAGTCGAGGCATGCGAAGCCACGATCCGGTACGGGTTCGATCATCTCGGACTCGAGAAGGTCTTCGCCCGAGCGGATGTCCGCAACGCGGCGTCCGTTCGCGGAATGGAGAAGCTAGGGATGCGCAACGAGGGGCGATTGCGCAAGCATCGCCTGAGCCGTGACGGTACGCGTGTAGACGAAGTCGTCTACGGGTTGCTGCGATCGGAATGGCATGCTGGGTCTGCGTAG
- a CDS encoding PEP-CTERM sorting domain-containing protein (PEP-CTERM proteins occur, often in large numbers, in the proteomes of bacteria that also encode an exosortase, a predicted intramembrane cysteine proteinase. The presence of a PEP-CTERM domain at a protein's C-terminus predicts cleavage within the sorting domain, followed by covalent anchoring to some some component of the (usually Gram-negative) cell surface. Many PEP-CTERM proteins exhibit an unusual sequence composition that includes large numbers of potential glycosylation sites. Expression of one such protein has been shown restore the ability of a bacterium to form floc, a type of biofilm.) — MFSPRHFVAQGDGLLHVYNGVFDPYLSTYDSATGAWSHETADDWSTVNVGNYGGLARNGDTVFVTDVATARNPGSGVIAFDLGTGSTTTLAPGVAAGDLTLGSDGLLWVLRSGGTDIETAVAFDPITFESRGSVSLGAAGTDSRSIAVDANGDFFIASWSGDLVHLSATGAFIKSLDLGNSLYDVALASDGSIVVGSRTDGSWITDRDFSTPLRLEGDRWNSFVAFVVPEPSTGLLVLLGTALVAGRRRRVRSNA, encoded by the coding sequence TTGTTCTCCCCGAGACACTTCGTCGCCCAGGGTGACGGCCTCCTGCATGTCTACAATGGTGTCTTCGACCCCTACTTGTCGACCTACGACTCAGCGACGGGGGCCTGGTCCCACGAAACCGCGGATGATTGGTCCACCGTCAACGTCGGGAACTACGGGGGCTTGGCGCGGAACGGTGACACCGTCTTCGTAACCGACGTCGCCACGGCCCGGAATCCCGGTTCTGGAGTGATCGCGTTCGACCTCGGCACGGGCTCGACAACGACCCTCGCCCCGGGTGTCGCGGCCGGTGACTTGACTCTCGGTTCGGATGGGCTCCTTTGGGTGCTGCGTTCGGGGGGTACGGATATCGAAACCGCAGTGGCGTTCGATCCGATCACCTTCGAGAGTCGTGGATCCGTCTCGCTCGGTGCCGCCGGAACCGACTCGAGATCGATCGCGGTCGATGCGAACGGCGACTTCTTCATCGCTTCCTGGAGTGGCGACCTCGTTCACCTTTCTGCGACGGGCGCGTTCATCAAGAGCCTAGACCTCGGAAACAGCCTCTACGACGTAGCCCTGGCTTCCGACGGAAGCATCGTGGTCGGAAGTCGAACGGATGGTTCCTGGATCACCGACCGAGACTTTTCGACGCCGCTGCGTCTCGAAGGGGATCGCTGGAACTCCTTCGTTGCGTTCGTCGTCCCCGAGCCGAGCACGGGACTGCTCGTACTCCTCGGTACCGCCCTCGTAGCGGGCCGCCGCCGACGCGTTCGGTCGAACGCCTGA
- a CDS encoding DUF2007 domain-containing protein yields the protein MSERDVRIAEFSSRAEAEIARARLESWGIEARVSTDDVGGAYPQLQADGVYLSVSGDDAERASEILSQPEEAPEDAPGDTSAAQERVRDLNRPRPRLLRSFWVEALVLLLLGGALGFAIGASRTFEANHHAGVRTDTLELDRNQDGQVDQWHVYQGTEPVYSRTDRNFDGKPDRWDFYRGGSVTRSEIDDDFDGDADGWMSFQAGNLSEASFDADHNGARDLTTTFEFGVPVSSRFHPNEGPLEREEVYIEGVLREVYAVDANGERTLIRSYDEVGREISGQR from the coding sequence GTGAGTGAACGAGACGTTCGGATCGCCGAGTTCTCCTCGCGAGCCGAGGCCGAGATCGCCCGCGCGAGGCTCGAGTCTTGGGGAATCGAAGCCCGTGTCTCGACGGACGACGTGGGTGGAGCGTATCCGCAGCTCCAAGCCGACGGGGTTTATCTCTCCGTTTCCGGAGATGATGCGGAACGCGCGAGCGAGATCCTGTCGCAACCCGAGGAGGCGCCCGAAGACGCCCCGGGCGATACGAGCGCTGCGCAGGAGCGAGTTCGTGACTTGAATAGGCCACGGCCGCGCCTCCTCCGATCCTTCTGGGTCGAAGCGCTCGTCTTGCTGCTGTTGGGCGGAGCGCTGGGATTCGCCATCGGCGCGTCCCGGACCTTCGAAGCGAACCACCACGCGGGCGTCCGCACCGACACTCTCGAGCTGGATCGGAATCAGGATGGTCAGGTCGATCAGTGGCACGTCTACCAGGGCACGGAGCCCGTGTACTCGCGCACGGATCGAAACTTCGACGGGAAGCCGGATCGATGGGACTTCTATCGGGGTGGCTCGGTCACGCGGAGCGAAATCGACGACGATTTCGACGGCGACGCCGATGGATGGATGTCGTTCCAGGCCGGCAACCTATCAGAGGCTTCATTCGACGCGGACCACAACGGGGCGCGGGATCTCACCACGACCTTCGAGTTCGGAGTCCCAGTGTCCTCGCGTTTTCATCCGAACGAGGGACCCTTGGAGCGCGAGGAGGTCTACATCGAGGGCGTGCTGCGCGAGGTATACGCAGTCGATGCGAACGGGGAGCGCACCCTCATCCGTTCCTATGACGAGGTGGGGCGCGAGATCTCCGGCCAGAGGTGA
- a CDS encoding DUF4328 domain-containing protein: MSAPEQLDRRSLAAKVGLWSVALSDAAAVPAGLVYAAYLQSLDPNAVVEELEFVPSEMAYAVIGLAQLVALIVAAIFFIRWFYLVHGNLSSLSDEPPTHHTRWTIWGFIIPFLNLIRPHQLMREVWSITSNAWEREPSRVVGVARPVDRVNLWWGFFLGTSLLGNAVARAGVRASSAQETVYATWATVAVDAVDLAAALVAVSLVRSVTELQSPLLGHAPRGPVA; encoded by the coding sequence GTGTCCGCTCCTGAGCAGCTGGACCGGCGTTCGCTGGCGGCGAAGGTGGGACTCTGGAGTGTTGCGTTGTCGGATGCCGCTGCGGTCCCTGCCGGACTCGTCTACGCGGCGTACCTCCAATCGCTCGACCCGAACGCCGTGGTCGAAGAGCTGGAGTTCGTCCCATCGGAGATGGCATACGCGGTCATCGGGCTGGCGCAGTTGGTCGCACTCATCGTGGCAGCGATCTTCTTCATCCGCTGGTTCTACCTCGTTCACGGGAACCTGAGCTCGTTGTCCGACGAGCCCCCCACCCACCACACGCGTTGGACGATCTGGGGCTTCATCATCCCGTTTCTGAACCTGATTCGTCCGCATCAACTGATGCGAGAGGTCTGGAGCATCACGAGCAACGCCTGGGAGCGGGAACCGTCACGGGTGGTGGGTGTCGCTCGTCCCGTCGATCGCGTGAACCTCTGGTGGGGCTTCTTCCTCGGTACGAGCCTCCTCGGAAACGCGGTGGCTCGGGCGGGCGTGCGGGCATCGTCTGCGCAGGAAACGGTATACGCGACCTGGGCCACCGTGGCCGTCGACGCCGTCGACCTCGCGGCAGCCCTCGTCGCCGTATCACTCGTCCGCAGCGTCACCGAGCTCCAGAGCCCACTCCTTGGCCACGCGCCTCGAGGACCTGTCGCCTAG
- a CDS encoding YcxB family protein, with product MTIEGQIAERDFVRAAFVHIRPSPFFAVIGALLGLLGLVLACLALFESDLQRVSLGVFILACLLYLGFYFAVWYPYAARRTFRQYKALSLPFTAEVTSDGFRVETELGQGLLPWDHIRRWRESKALFLLYPTDGLYHVVPKSLLLGGLDDEFRGLLKQKIGSPT from the coding sequence ATGACGATAGAAGGGCAGATCGCGGAACGTGACTTCGTGCGGGCGGCCTTCGTGCACATTCGCCCGAGTCCCTTCTTCGCGGTGATCGGTGCCCTGCTCGGCTTGCTTGGTCTTGTTCTCGCTTGCTTGGCGTTGTTCGAGAGCGATCTCCAACGCGTGTCGCTGGGCGTCTTCATCCTGGCGTGCCTGCTGTACCTCGGATTCTATTTCGCCGTCTGGTACCCCTACGCGGCACGGAGGACCTTCCGTCAGTACAAGGCCCTCTCGCTTCCGTTCACGGCGGAGGTCACCTCCGATGGCTTCCGAGTCGAGACCGAACTCGGACAAGGGCTTCTCCCTTGGGACCACATCCGAAGGTGGCGAGAGAGCAAGGCGCTCTTCTTGCTCTATCCGACGGACGGCCTCTACCACGTCGTTCCCAAGTCCCTGCTGTTGGGTGGTCTCGATGACGAATTCAGGGGGCTGCTGAAACAGAAGATCGGATCGCCGACCTAG
- a CDS encoding SMI1/KNR4 family protein — translation MSVRAALDFWNSHQVELRPRASSAQLATLERLLGCPLSSDVREFYAAANGMAADTCDQHMMRFWSIGEIIDEFGQDDPGIANGVPFCDGMAWAWVFRFQRHPGGVAVYSDFHELSWFSLTDFLSEVSCCASSEAALEPTHRLRALIGGLVWRLTGRCS, via the coding sequence ATGAGCGTTCGAGCCGCACTCGATTTCTGGAACAGCCATCAGGTCGAACTGCGTCCAAGGGCGTCTTCGGCGCAGCTTGCCACACTCGAGCGCCTTCTTGGCTGCCCACTCTCCTCGGATGTTCGGGAGTTCTACGCGGCGGCCAACGGGATGGCCGCGGACACCTGCGACCAACACATGATGCGCTTTTGGTCGATCGGAGAAATCATCGACGAGTTCGGGCAGGATGACCCCGGCATCGCGAATGGCGTTCCGTTCTGCGACGGGATGGCCTGGGCGTGGGTGTTCCGGTTCCAGCGGCATCCGGGCGGCGTCGCTGTCTACAGCGACTTTCACGAGCTGTCGTGGTTTAGCCTCACGGACTTCCTGTCGGAAGTCTCCTGCTGTGCCTCTTCGGAAGCGGCACTCGAGCCGACCCACAGGTTGCGCGCGTTGATCGGGGGCCTCGTCTGGCGTCTCACGGGGCGTTGCAGCTAA
- a CDS encoding HXXEE domain-containing protein: MPSWAWLLPGAYTLHIADEFFVGVGFYRWVGEFVPLGAASFLGVNIMIVSLIVIAVALGTRVHSCRFLLVAVLTQFTIHGLLVHPPFSIWRGEWSPGLVSGLGLLLPLAALGGAWAIRNLPGSRLAGGVAAGVLLFASQDLWRVLFNWVFAPSA; this comes from the coding sequence GTGCCCTCTTGGGCGTGGCTCTTGCCAGGCGCCTACACGCTCCACATCGCCGACGAGTTCTTCGTCGGAGTCGGCTTCTACCGCTGGGTGGGCGAGTTCGTTCCGCTCGGCGCCGCATCGTTCCTTGGCGTCAACATCATGATCGTCTCACTCATAGTGATCGCAGTTGCCCTGGGTACCCGCGTTCACTCTTGTCGGTTCCTCCTCGTTGCGGTCCTAACGCAGTTCACCATCCACGGGCTGCTGGTTCACCCTCCATTCTCGATATGGCGCGGCGAGTGGAGCCCCGGGCTCGTCTCGGGGCTGGGTCTGCTCCTACCGCTCGCCGCGCTCGGCGGTGCGTGGGCAATCCGAAACCTGCCTGGGAGTCGCTTGGCCGGGGGCGTCGCGGCGGGTGTCTTGCTCTTCGCCAGCCAAGATCTCTGGCGGGTGCTGTTCAATTGGGTGTTCGCGCCTTCGGCCTGA
- a CDS encoding NADAR family protein, producing MPSVPASNCHDLDALRLAIASGAQARFVFFWSHRAPSSGGISAACLSQWYEAPFRLGGQTYPTAEHFMMAEKARLFSDHQAERRVMEAREPGAARAVGREVRGFVEEVWVQHRFDIAVLGNRAKFEQGKSLASFLRGTTKRVLAEASPVDRIWGIGLEAGDPRAVDPNAWQGLNLLGFALMKVRDEMSAA from the coding sequence ATGCCATCCGTCCCCGCTTCGAACTGCCACGATCTCGACGCGCTCCGTCTTGCAATCGCGTCCGGTGCCCAGGCGAGATTCGTCTTCTTCTGGAGCCACCGGGCTCCGAGCAGCGGGGGCATCTCAGCCGCTTGCCTCAGCCAATGGTACGAAGCGCCGTTTCGTCTCGGAGGCCAGACCTACCCCACCGCCGAGCACTTCATGATGGCGGAGAAGGCGCGCCTGTTCTCCGATCATCAGGCAGAGCGAAGAGTGATGGAGGCGCGCGAACCAGGTGCGGCCAGAGCGGTCGGTCGCGAGGTGCGGGGTTTCGTGGAAGAGGTCTGGGTTCAGCACCGTTTCGACATCGCGGTCCTCGGAAACCGAGCGAAGTTCGAGCAGGGCAAGTCGTTAGCGAGCTTTCTGAGAGGCACCACCAAGCGAGTGCTCGCCGAGGCGAGCCCGGTCGATCGAATCTGGGGCATTGGTCTCGAGGCAGGTGACCCGCGCGCGGTCGATCCCAACGCATGGCAGGGGCTCAACTTGCTCGGCTTCGCTCTCATGAAGGTCCGAGACGAAATGTCCGCTGCCTAG
- a CDS encoding GNAT family protein — protein MAEISTRRLRLRTLSPECLRASLSGDRPRAENLLGASLPGDWPDDPELLRIRLEQVEADPTWEPWLTRVMVLSSAQRVIGVIGFHGPPGGEWLRDFAPGGVEFGYSVYPEWRRQGFAREASQALMAWATLTAETTTFALSMSPKNEASVGLAKSLGFSKVGTWEHPARGTEHVYRFDAGD, from the coding sequence ATGGCTGAGATCTCCACCCGGCGTCTCCGGCTACGCACGCTGAGCCCCGAATGTCTGCGGGCCTCACTCTCGGGGGATCGGCCACGAGCAGAGAATCTCCTGGGCGCGAGTCTTCCAGGCGATTGGCCCGATGACCCCGAGCTGCTTCGCATTCGACTCGAGCAAGTGGAGGCCGACCCTACGTGGGAGCCTTGGCTGACCCGGGTGATGGTGCTGAGTTCCGCTCAACGAGTGATCGGCGTGATTGGTTTCCACGGCCCGCCCGGAGGTGAATGGCTGCGAGACTTCGCGCCGGGCGGAGTGGAGTTCGGATACTCGGTGTATCCTGAGTGGCGCCGACAGGGGTTCGCTCGGGAGGCGAGCCAGGCTCTGATGGCCTGGGCGACCCTCACGGCCGAGACCACGACCTTTGCCCTATCGATGAGCCCCAAGAACGAGGCATCGGTAGGACTGGCGAAGAGTCTCGGCTTCTCGAAAGTGGGAACCTGGGAGCACCCGGCTCGAGGAACCGAACACGTCTACCGATTCGACGCCGGCGATTGA
- a CDS encoding GNAT family N-acetyltransferase — protein sequence MSIAETSGLFDADELEEVRQTLAAYLAGSLGDDHRWVVHDAGDPTGVAYFAPEAFGVGVWNLYMLAVLPDQRGTGHGAALVEHVEAATAAAGARILLIETSGTPPFERTRTFYDSLGYTAEARIRDYYAPGDDKVIYWKSLAA from the coding sequence ATGTCGATCGCGGAAACGAGCGGGCTCTTCGACGCGGACGAGCTGGAGGAGGTGCGCCAGACCCTCGCGGCGTACCTCGCGGGAAGTCTGGGCGACGATCACAGGTGGGTGGTCCACGACGCTGGAGATCCCACGGGCGTTGCTTATTTCGCGCCGGAAGCCTTCGGCGTCGGCGTCTGGAACCTCTACATGCTGGCGGTGCTTCCCGACCAGCGCGGCACGGGCCACGGAGCAGCGCTCGTGGAGCACGTCGAGGCTGCGACCGCGGCGGCGGGTGCCCGGATCCTACTGATCGAGACGTCGGGAACCCCGCCGTTCGAGCGAACACGCACGTTCTACGATTCGCTTGGCTACACCGCCGAGGCTCGAATCCGCGACTACTACGCTCCGGGAGACGACAAGGTCATCTACTGGAAGTCGCTCGCTGCCTAG
- a CDS encoding ankyrin repeat domain-containing protein gives MTIHEDLFDAVGHSDVGRVRELLAAGADPNWLSPIFGRRPLHQVAEHDRPEMVSLLLEHGADIDAEADDGLTPIAHAVDSAIDGAHQTEEPIDLAVVRAFLDAGADPVRGGSSSALQIARDYRHEAVEALHPEKGVRAVRRAAAVQQWALAYWTDELNQCEPVAAAEHLIRWAACNRRCRMLSDKHRHFLLVEQGVVPTVFNLVINGVIAWALFRTAKSVPLWGESSIGIDLMATAFLLPFLTCVIVSKLVARQVHSGKLPPLPAAHLPLSKWFRRPTSVRGLFLGVASMVFAAAPIIWALDLGMAQPFSVPSFIAFKAIWAALLALAVTPFVGWWALAHASRENPA, from the coding sequence GTGACGATCCACGAGGACCTCTTCGACGCCGTGGGCCATTCCGACGTCGGCCGCGTCCGCGAGCTCCTCGCTGCTGGAGCCGATCCCAACTGGCTAAGCCCGATATTCGGTCGGCGCCCGCTTCACCAGGTCGCCGAGCACGACCGACCCGAGATGGTTTCGCTCCTCCTCGAGCATGGTGCCGACATCGACGCCGAAGCCGATGACGGTCTCACGCCGATCGCGCACGCCGTGGACTCCGCGATCGACGGCGCCCACCAGACTGAGGAGCCGATCGATCTAGCGGTGGTACGCGCGTTCCTCGATGCCGGCGCAGACCCCGTCCGTGGAGGCTCGAGCTCGGCCCTCCAGATCGCGCGCGACTACCGGCACGAGGCGGTCGAGGCGCTTCACCCTGAGAAGGGTGTGCGAGCCGTTCGGCGAGCTGCCGCAGTCCAGCAGTGGGCTCTGGCATACTGGACCGACGAGCTCAACCAATGCGAACCCGTCGCGGCAGCCGAACACCTGATCCGTTGGGCTGCATGCAACCGGAGATGCAGAATGCTGTCGGACAAGCACCGCCACTTCCTTCTCGTCGAGCAAGGCGTTGTCCCCACCGTCTTCAATCTGGTGATCAACGGAGTCATCGCCTGGGCTCTGTTCCGAACCGCCAAGTCCGTGCCGCTCTGGGGCGAGTCGAGCATCGGCATCGACCTCATGGCGACGGCCTTCCTCTTGCCGTTTCTCACCTGCGTCATCGTCAGCAAACTTGTCGCTCGACAGGTCCATTCGGGAAAGCTGCCTCCGCTTCCGGCTGCGCACCTCCCGCTGTCCAAGTGGTTCCGCCGTCCGACTTCCGTTCGCGGCTTGTTCCTGGGCGTCGCGAGTATGGTCTTCGCAGCGGCTCCCATCATCTGGGCCCTCGATCTGGGCATGGCACAGCCCTTCTCGGTTCCATCCTTCATCGCGTTCAAAGCGATCTGGGCAGCCTTGCTCGCGCTCGCAGTGACGCCGTTCGTTGGCTGGTGGGCACTGGCGCATGCTTCACGGGAGAACCCGGCCTAG
- a CDS encoding NfeD family protein — MDLVLAFLGIVLLILVAFLLAAIIAGVGMAELMGLAAEKLFDLLVPRRKTGLGPEGLIGERGTVIEMPGPSSTDGEARGSVRLGGEIWKARCSSDAQMTPGDPVRVVAVEGLLLVVERAP; from the coding sequence ATGGACCTCGTTCTCGCGTTCCTCGGCATCGTGTTACTGATCCTCGTCGCCTTCCTGCTGGCGGCGATCATCGCCGGGGTGGGAATGGCCGAGCTCATGGGGCTCGCCGCGGAGAAGCTCTTCGACCTGCTCGTCCCCAGGCGCAAGACGGGGCTCGGCCCCGAAGGCCTCATTGGAGAGCGCGGGACGGTCATCGAGATGCCGGGCCCCAGCTCCACGGACGGTGAGGCCCGAGGAAGCGTCCGCTTGGGCGGAGAGATCTGGAAAGCGCGTTGCAGCTCCGACGCACAGATGACGCCTGGCGACCCCGTGCGGGTCGTCGCGGTAGAGGGCTTGCTCCTCGTGGTTGAGCGCGCTCCGTAG
- a CDS encoding biopolymer transporter ExbD codes for MPARTHRQQVADSDVDLTPMLDVVFIMLIFFIVTASFVKEYGLDLGNPAHRPQSVSESSAILVAITESNLVTVAGRQTEASSVRALLESQLAEAPEAPVVVRAHPDSSNGVLATVIDKARLAGAKSVSLAH; via the coding sequence ATGCCCGCCAGAACCCACCGCCAGCAGGTGGCCGACTCGGACGTCGATCTCACGCCGATGCTCGACGTCGTGTTCATCATGTTGATCTTCTTCATCGTGACGGCTTCGTTCGTGAAGGAGTACGGACTCGATCTCGGCAACCCAGCGCACCGACCCCAGAGCGTGTCGGAGAGCTCGGCGATTCTCGTTGCGATCACCGAGTCCAACCTCGTCACCGTGGCAGGCCGCCAGACCGAAGCGAGTTCGGTCCGGGCGCTTCTCGAGTCTCAGCTGGCCGAGGCGCCCGAGGCTCCGGTGGTGGTTCGGGCACACCCCGATTCCTCCAACGGGGTGCTCGCCACGGTGATCGACAAAGCGCGGCTGGCCGGCGCCAAGAGCGTCTCCCTTGCCCATTGA
- a CDS encoding DnaA/Hda family protein: MVRRLGADMDPSLLTWIEPLLARFDDDCLTLGCPTGFHRDRVRDRFLEAIEAAAAEEAGRKIVVNLLVSTPVPEEPPEFRVQDVPVPPPALGPRSPRAGEMRDDTAVHDEASHDEDPRTESLDAPTQRRTHKVPPERERQGARARMSGAPGELGDASGNHATSPSAGEAAPAPAGGTKRSHTQPERPPAPSRPPTTAPARPAPSNAGRGPRETRRRAEQRVLPYRFDNFIVGGCNALAREACLAVAQGTQSGLNPLVLAAPSGLGKTHLARAMFAEARRQGETRAIYASAEAFTTEFTTSLRAKRVEQFKRRYRMGCKLLVLEDMQFLDARKKATQLEIFHTVSHLLDVGAQVVLTADRQPCDIEGLDPRLRSTLTQGVVAELHAPDAQVRRDILRAKAADGGVRLPEECRELIVESVRGNVRDLEGVLIQLVATASLLKRPIDTELTLVALRKLALAPDTPARLEPGDVIDAVAAYFQKRPDELAGRSGRHEFLIPRQLAMYLCRKYTDATLTEIAKIFGRDHSSASNAVRKVERQMLERAPMRYKVEALSRRLDALVKGRG; encoded by the coding sequence GTGGTGCGCCGGCTCGGAGCGGACATGGATCCGTCCCTGCTCACGTGGATCGAGCCCTTGTTGGCTCGCTTCGACGACGATTGCCTGACGCTGGGCTGCCCGACGGGCTTTCACCGCGATCGTGTGCGCGATCGCTTCCTCGAAGCGATCGAAGCCGCCGCCGCCGAGGAAGCCGGCCGCAAGATCGTGGTGAATCTCCTGGTATCGACCCCAGTCCCGGAAGAACCGCCGGAATTCCGGGTGCAGGATGTGCCCGTGCCGCCCCCGGCACTGGGGCCGCGGAGCCCCAGGGCGGGGGAAATGCGCGACGACACCGCCGTGCACGACGAGGCCTCCCACGACGAAGACCCGCGCACCGAGAGCCTCGACGCGCCGACGCAGCGTCGCACCCACAAGGTGCCGCCGGAGCGTGAGCGACAGGGCGCGCGCGCCCGGATGAGCGGAGCGCCCGGCGAGCTGGGCGATGCCTCGGGAAACCACGCCACCTCACCGAGCGCGGGAGAGGCGGCCCCGGCACCAGCAGGGGGAACGAAGCGGTCGCACACACAGCCGGAGCGACCGCCGGCGCCTTCCCGGCCCCCGACCACTGCGCCTGCGCGCCCCGCACCTTCGAACGCAGGGCGCGGCCCGCGCGAAACCCGACGCCGCGCCGAACAGCGAGTGCTGCCCTACCGCTTCGACAACTTCATCGTCGGTGGCTGCAACGCGCTCGCGCGCGAGGCCTGCCTGGCGGTTGCCCAGGGAACCCAGAGCGGCCTGAACCCGCTGGTGCTCGCGGCGCCGTCGGGGCTGGGGAAGACCCACCTCGCCCGCGCGATGTTCGCCGAGGCCCGCCGGCAGGGAGAGACCCGGGCGATCTATGCGTCGGCCGAGGCCTTCACCACCGAGTTCACGACGTCCCTGCGGGCGAAGCGCGTCGAGCAGTTCAAGCGCCGCTACCGGATGGGCTGCAAGCTGCTGGTGCTCGAGGACATGCAGTTCCTCGATGCCCGCAAGAAGGCCACCCAGCTCGAGATCTTCCACACCGTCAGCCACCTGCTCGACGTGGGCGCCCAGGTGGTACTCACCGCCGACCGCCAGCCCTGCGACATCGAGGGCCTCGACCCGCGCCTGCGCTCGACGCTCACCCAGGGCGTGGTGGCCGAGCTCCACGCGCCCGACGCCCAGGTGCGCCGCGACATCCTGCGCGCGAAGGCCGCAGACGGTGGCGTGCGGCTGCCCGAGGAGTGCCGCGAGCTGATCGTCGAGAGCGTGCGCGGTAACGTGCGCGACCTCGAGGGCGTGCTGATTCAGCTGGTGGCGACGGCGTCGCTCTTGAAGCGGCCGATCGACACCGAACTGACGCTGGTGGCGCTGCGCAAGCTGGCCCTCGCTCCCGACACCCCCGCCCGGCTCGAGCCCGGCGACGTGATCGACGCCGTGGCAGCCTACTTCCAGAAGCGCCCCGACGAGCTGGCCGGGCGGTCAGGCCGCCACGAGTTCCTGATCCCGCGCCAGCTCGCCATGTACCTCTGCCGCAAGTACACCGACGCCACGCTCACCGAGATCGCGAAGATCTTCGGCCGCGACCACTCCTCGGCCTCGAACGCCGTCCGCAAGGTGGAGCGCCAGATGCTCGAGCGCGCGCCCATGCGGTACAAGGTCGAAGCGCTCTCGCGACGCCTGGACGCACTGGTGAAGGGGCGAGGGTAG